One Bacteroidetes bacterium SB0662_bin_6 DNA window includes the following coding sequences:
- a CDS encoding arylsulfatase, giving the protein MMRFSPLFLVPLLLLAGCTAPSGDTPPNIILVITDDQGYGDFGFTGNPILRTPHLDQLATESIQVNPFYVSPVCAPTRASLMTGRYNYRTRVVDTWVGRAMMDPDEITVAELLQGAGYATGIFGKWHLGDNYPMRPQDQGFEEALVHRGGGIGQPSDPPGGEGAYTDPILLRNGELEQMTGYCTDIYFDEARQWMETEHAAGRPFFAYIAANAPHSPYHDVPEDLYAYYAGQDLSPARFPQEAGHLLPEENDPDRLARIFAMIDNIDDNMGRLTAWLDESGLAENTLVMFIVDNGPNTRRYVAGMQGMKAGVHEGGIRSPLLVRWPAQLIPGRLDDHISAHIDLMPTMLDAAAVALPDDRTIDGQSLLPALLGEEVDQGDRMLVLQTHRGNVPDRYHHVSVRTPRWKLVNGSGFGLEALPEEGPAFELYDMLEDPYALTDLAAERADVVGDLMIRYNAWFDDVSSTRPDNYAPPRIHVGTPHENPTVLTRQDWRFIQGGWRRNAQGFWLLDVRGEGTYDVLVRFDPSDKPLTVLLQADDTEYSVDAAAGEGAVRYEGISLPAGPIRLEVSLEEPDLVRGPHQVEITHRVD; this is encoded by the coding sequence ATGATGCGCTTTTCCCCCTTGTTTCTCGTTCCGCTGCTTCTTCTCGCAGGATGCACCGCTCCTTCCGGCGATACGCCTCCGAACATCATCCTCGTCATTACGGATGATCAGGGCTACGGGGATTTCGGATTCACGGGCAACCCGATCCTCCGGACGCCTCACCTGGACCAACTGGCGACGGAAAGCATCCAGGTCAACCCGTTTTATGTCAGTCCGGTGTGCGCTCCCACGCGCGCATCGCTCATGACGGGGCGGTACAATTACCGCACCCGCGTCGTCGATACCTGGGTGGGCCGGGCCATGATGGACCCGGACGAGATCACTGTGGCCGAATTGCTTCAGGGCGCCGGCTATGCCACGGGCATCTTCGGGAAGTGGCACCTTGGGGATAACTACCCCATGCGCCCGCAGGACCAGGGGTTCGAAGAGGCGCTCGTGCACCGGGGCGGAGGAATCGGCCAGCCGTCGGATCCGCCCGGCGGCGAAGGAGCCTACACCGATCCGATTCTGTTGCGCAACGGCGAACTGGAGCAAATGACCGGGTACTGCACCGACATTTATTTCGACGAGGCGCGCCAGTGGATGGAAACCGAACATGCGGCGGGACGCCCGTTCTTCGCCTATATCGCCGCGAACGCCCCCCATTCGCCGTACCACGACGTGCCGGAGGACCTGTATGCGTACTATGCAGGCCAGGATCTGTCCCCCGCGCGATTTCCGCAGGAGGCCGGACACCTGCTGCCGGAAGAGAACGACCCGGACCGCCTGGCCCGCATTTTTGCCATGATCGACAACATCGACGACAACATGGGGCGGCTCACGGCCTGGCTCGACGAGTCGGGTCTGGCGGAAAACACGCTGGTCATGTTCATTGTCGATAACGGTCCGAATACGCGCCGCTACGTGGCGGGTATGCAAGGCATGAAAGCCGGCGTGCATGAGGGCGGGATCCGCTCGCCGCTTCTGGTGCGCTGGCCCGCGCAGCTTATCCCGGGACGCCTCGACGATCACATTTCGGCGCATATCGACCTGATGCCCACCATGCTCGACGCGGCGGCGGTGGCGCTCCCGGACGACCGCACGATCGACGGACAGAGCCTCTTGCCGGCGTTGCTGGGCGAAGAAGTGGATCAGGGCGATCGGATGCTTGTGCTGCAAACGCACCGCGGCAATGTGCCGGACCGCTACCATCATGTCTCGGTGCGCACGCCGCGCTGGAAACTGGTCAACGGCAGTGGGTTCGGGCTGGAGGCGCTTCCGGAAGAGGGTCCGGCGTTCGAGTTGTACGACATGCTGGAGGATCCGTACGCCCTTACGGATCTGGCCGCCGAACGTGCTGACGTCGTGGGGGACCTGATGATACGCTACAATGCCTGGTTCGACGATGTGAGCAGCACCCGGCCCGATAACTATGCCCCTCCGCGTATTCATGTGGGTACGCCGCACGAAAACCCGACGGTTTTGACGCGGCAGGACTGGCGCTTCATACAGGGGGGATGGCGCCGTAATGCGCAGGGCTTCTGGTTACTGGACGTCAGGGGCGAAGGGACCTATGACGTGCTGGTGCGGTTCGATCCCTCCGACAAACCGCTGACCGTGCTGCTTCAGGCGGATGATACGGAGTATTCCGTAGACGCCGCGGCAGGGGAAGGCGCCGTGCGGTATGAAGGTATTTCCCTGCCTGCGGGTCCGATCCGGCTTGAGGTTTCTCTGGAAGAACCGGATCTCGTGCGCGGTCCTCATCAGGTTGAAATCACGCATCGTGTCGACTGA
- a CDS encoding sulfatase-like hydrolase/transferase: MVKLLFSRTLRAPVIFFVAFLTFPAAAQDTGAADLPERPNILFILTDDQAPWALGAEGHTLAASMGHALESDPENFAVLGAGHPDLRTPHMNRLAAEGAFFSNAFVATPVCSPSRAELMTGRYGSEVNVWDWINPQREVGHGLDPGLLTWVDLLNQEGYETGLVGKWHLGTQDRYHPTTMGYDHFFGFRSGGNTPRDPVLEENGVTGTHEGFTQDILTDQAIGFLREHREGPFMLSLHYRAPHAAWLPLPEEDWAPYEELDAVLPNPDYPLLDTARLHRYMPEYLAAVASIDRNLGRILDVLDELGLTDDTIVVFTSDHGYNMGHNGMWHKGNGHWILTDPPPGTYNVPQGQRPNMYDNSLKVPLLVRWPGVTAPGTVVESIVSNLDWYATLAEMGGADVPAGLLLRGRSFVPLLRGDTPEDWPTEFYAEYSTHHQSWTHMRAYRTPEWKMVRDLLDARRDELFNLVDDPAESVNLIAEDTPEVRAAIKYLDARLLERMTEINDPVLPLAARLTH; the protein is encoded by the coding sequence ATGGTGAAATTATTGTTTTCCCGCACCCTGCGGGCGCCGGTGATCTTCTTTGTCGCTTTTCTGACCTTTCCGGCCGCCGCCCAGGACACAGGCGCCGCCGATCTGCCGGAGAGGCCCAATATCCTCTTCATTCTGACCGACGATCAGGCGCCGTGGGCGCTGGGCGCGGAAGGCCATACGCTTGCCGCATCCATGGGACATGCCCTGGAAAGCGATCCCGAAAACTTCGCCGTGCTCGGTGCGGGGCATCCGGACCTGCGCACGCCCCACATGAATCGCCTCGCGGCGGAAGGGGCATTTTTCAGCAATGCCTTTGTGGCGACGCCCGTATGCAGTCCGTCGCGGGCGGAACTCATGACAGGCCGCTACGGCTCGGAAGTGAATGTTTGGGACTGGATCAATCCTCAGCGGGAGGTCGGTCATGGGCTGGACCCGGGCCTTCTCACCTGGGTCGATTTGCTGAACCAGGAAGGCTATGAGACGGGACTTGTCGGCAAGTGGCATCTTGGAACACAGGATCGGTACCATCCCACCACGATGGGGTATGACCATTTCTTCGGATTCCGCAGCGGCGGCAACACCCCCCGCGATCCCGTCCTCGAAGAAAACGGCGTGACGGGAACGCATGAGGGGTTCACCCAGGACATCCTGACGGATCAGGCCATCGGGTTTCTCCGGGAACATCGGGAAGGCCCTTTCATGCTGTCGCTCCACTACCGGGCGCCCCACGCCGCCTGGCTGCCTTTGCCGGAGGAAGACTGGGCGCCGTATGAGGAACTCGACGCCGTCCTGCCCAATCCCGATTATCCCCTGCTCGATACGGCTCGCCTGCACCGCTATATGCCCGAGTATCTTGCGGCAGTAGCAAGCATCGATCGTAACCTGGGGCGCATTCTTGATGTGCTCGACGAACTTGGGCTTACAGACGACACCATTGTCGTCTTTACGTCCGATCATGGGTACAACATGGGCCATAACGGGATGTGGCACAAGGGGAACGGGCATTGGATCCTGACCGACCCGCCGCCGGGCACGTACAATGTGCCGCAGGGGCAGCGTCCGAACATGTACGACAATTCGCTGAAGGTGCCGCTGCTCGTCCGGTGGCCGGGGGTCACCGCGCCCGGTACCGTCGTGGAGTCGATCGTAAGCAATCTCGACTGGTACGCCACGCTTGCCGAGATGGGCGGAGCCGACGTGCCTGCCGGGCTGCTGCTGCGGGGGCGCAGTTTCGTGCCGCTCTTACGGGGCGATACGCCCGAAGACTGGCCTACCGAATTTTATGCGGAGTATTCTACGCATCACCAGTCGTGGACCCATATGCGTGCCTATCGAACCCCCGAATGGAAAATGGTCCGCGACCTGCTCGATGCGCGCCGCGACGAGTTGTTCAATCTGGTGGACGATCCCGCCGAAAGCGTGAACCTCATTGCGGAAGACACGCCGGAAGTCCGCGCCGCGATCAAGTACCTCGATGCCCGTCTGTTGGAGCGCATGACCGAGATCAACGACCCGGTGCTGCCTCTTGCGGCGCGGTTGACTCATTGA
- a CDS encoding carbohydrate binding family 9 domain-containing protein, giving the protein MGPQTVQGTPDMGRGRCLWIGKGRGAGALERGIEMAQRAPSGAPVRFFGTAPAAAPGVVSSLRDGKPGFRCSGADQDLLRGVQERDRDLEQRILYLGVAPILAKPPVLTGRPYSAMKRLPGFALLLAGCVLTGLPSPAVAQESAEDELPALQAHRLADDDRIDLDGRIIEDAWNQAIPITDFTQQEPVEGGSPSHPTEIRIVYDRDRLYIGAILYDDPEGIIAYQKRRDAFLYTDDRFMWILDTFQDGRTGYFFETNPNAMRGDAILIGGSESFFRSGGRAWNGIWDVRTARRPDGWSLEVSIPFRTLNFDPGSDEWGINFQRTIRRTNEEMLWRGWRRNEGLLRPIYAGRLVGLRDISQGIGLEGVPSVIGSWRNVPENADPTTYPGDISLDINYSVTPSLRASLSFNTDFAEVEADQRRVNLTRFPLRFPEQRGFFLEGSGIFSFAPRSNPTPFFSRNIGLVGGRPVPIDYGVRMTGQVGRTDVGFFQVGVGDDQYRNEDGEDVAIPSEQFTVARVRHPIFEQSTVGAIYTRRATSEDATGFAPETGHTFGVDVQLATRHFFGDKNAELEVFAVGNSNIDPNTTKSLNDLTARGLRFNFPNDIWSGHISYREFGADYRPRAGFVRRNNFRRVEPRINWMPRPARIKQIRQLGFGVQYRHLVAMDTGVPEEREWEVEVLGIEFESGDNVSIDFTRRFEELYHTFGVSDGIDILPGGYTVQRYSIGGFSAGRRKISVFGSVDWGDFWDGSSTEVFLRMTFRPNAGVSIGTSVGYNDVSMPQGSFTANVYELETDWDPTPSVSAKLQVQYDEVSDLVGLFARLRWIVQPGSNIFLVYRHNWRNMGEDLFENRDMITLSRGASLKLNYTYRL; this is encoded by the coding sequence ATGGGTCCGCAAACGGTACAAGGAACTCCAGACATGGGCCGTGGGCGTTGCCTATGGATTGGCAAGGGAAGAGGTGCCGGTGCGCTTGAGAGAGGAATAGAGATGGCGCAGCGTGCGCCGTCAGGCGCACCAGTGCGGTTCTTTGGAACAGCCCCTGCAGCCGCGCCCGGTGTCGTGTCCTCATTGCGGGATGGAAAACCGGGTTTCCGGTGTTCTGGTGCAGATCAGGATCTCCTGCGGGGCGTGCAAGAGCGAGATCGTGATTTAGAGCAGCGTATCCTATATTTAGGGGTTGCCCCAATTCTTGCCAAGCCCCCCGTTTTGACTGGCCGCCCGTATTCCGCGATGAAGCGCCTTCCCGGTTTCGCCTTGCTGCTGGCCGGGTGCGTGCTCACAGGCTTGCCGTCGCCGGCGGTTGCCCAGGAATCCGCGGAGGATGAGCTTCCTGCCCTGCAGGCGCATCGGCTTGCCGATGACGACCGCATCGATCTGGACGGGCGGATCATAGAGGACGCCTGGAATCAGGCCATTCCGATCACCGACTTCACGCAACAGGAGCCGGTCGAAGGGGGCAGCCCATCGCACCCCACGGAAATACGGATCGTGTACGACCGGGACCGGTTGTACATCGGCGCGATTCTCTACGACGATCCCGAAGGCATCATTGCCTATCAGAAGCGGCGCGATGCGTTCCTGTACACCGACGACCGGTTCATGTGGATACTGGATACTTTCCAGGATGGGCGCACCGGGTATTTTTTCGAGACGAATCCCAACGCCATGCGGGGCGATGCGATCCTTATTGGAGGCAGCGAGTCGTTCTTCAGAAGCGGCGGCCGCGCATGGAACGGCATCTGGGATGTGCGCACGGCCCGGCGGCCTGATGGGTGGTCCCTTGAAGTCAGCATACCCTTTCGGACGCTGAACTTCGATCCGGGATCGGACGAATGGGGGATCAACTTTCAGCGCACGATCCGGCGCACCAACGAGGAAATGCTCTGGCGGGGGTGGCGCCGCAACGAAGGACTGCTGCGTCCGATCTATGCCGGCCGTCTTGTCGGCCTCCGGGATATTTCCCAGGGGATCGGGCTCGAAGGGGTTCCTTCGGTGATCGGGAGTTGGCGCAACGTACCCGAGAACGCCGACCCCACGACGTATCCCGGCGATATCAGCCTGGATATCAACTACAGCGTCACGCCAAGTCTGCGCGCATCCCTGTCGTTCAATACCGATTTTGCCGAGGTCGAGGCGGACCAGCGGCGTGTGAACCTGACCCGCTTTCCGCTTCGTTTCCCCGAGCAGCGCGGGTTCTTTCTGGAAGGCTCCGGCATTTTTTCCTTCGCTCCCCGAAGCAATCCTACCCCGTTTTTTTCACGTAACATCGGCCTGGTGGGGGGGCGTCCTGTCCCCATCGACTACGGGGTCCGCATGACGGGACAGGTCGGCCGGACCGATGTGGGGTTCTTTCAGGTAGGCGTCGGCGATGATCAGTACCGTAATGAAGACGGGGAAGATGTGGCGATTCCTTCCGAGCAGTTTACCGTGGCCCGTGTCCGGCATCCCATTTTCGAACAGTCCACGGTCGGAGCAATCTATACGCGCCGCGCCACCTCCGAAGACGCGACAGGCTTTGCCCCCGAAACCGGCCACACGTTCGGTGTGGATGTGCAACTCGCCACCCGGCACTTTTTCGGGGATAAGAATGCGGAACTCGAAGTCTTTGCCGTGGGCAATTCCAACATTGATCCGAATACGACCAAATCGTTGAACGACCTGACTGCGCGCGGCCTCCGCTTCAACTTTCCCAATGATATCTGGTCCGGGCACATTTCCTATCGGGAGTTCGGCGCCGATTACCGTCCGCGGGCGGGTTTTGTGCGACGCAACAATTTCCGCCGCGTCGAGCCGCGCATAAACTGGATGCCCAGGCCCGCCAGGATCAAGCAGATACGGCAGCTTGGCTTTGGCGTGCAATACCGGCATCTGGTGGCAATGGATACGGGCGTTCCCGAGGAACGGGAGTGGGAAGTGGAAGTGCTCGGGATCGAATTTGAGAGCGGCGATAACGTGTCCATCGACTTTACGCGGCGCTTTGAAGAACTCTACCACACCTTTGGGGTCAGCGACGGGATAGATATTCTGCCCGGCGGGTACACGGTGCAGCGGTATTCTATCGGGGGATTCTCTGCGGGCAGGAGAAAGATTTCCGTGTTCGGGAGTGTGGATTGGGGGGATTTCTGGGACGGTTCCAGCACGGAGGTTTTTCTCCGTATGACGTTTCGCCCGAATGCCGGCGTCAGTATCGGGACCAGCGTCGGGTACAACGATGTGTCGATGCCCCAGGGCAGTTTCACCGCCAACGTCTATGAGCTCGAAACCGACTGGGACCCGACGCCGTCCGTTTCCGCCAAACTGCAGGTCCAGTATGACGAGGTCAGCGATCTGGTAGGCCTTTTTGCACGTTTGCGCTGGATCGTACAGCCGGGCTCGAATATCTTTCTCGTATACCGGCACAACTGGCGGAATATGGGCGAAGACCTGTTTGAAAACCGCGATATGATCACGTTGTCGCGGGGCGCTTCGCTCAAGCTCAACTACACATACCGTCTTTAG